AGACCTCGTACCAGTACCAGCCATTCCCGTCCGCGCTGTCGGCCTGGAACTTCACCGAGACGGCCCACCCTTTCAGCGTCGTCTTGTCGCTCTCGTAGATCTCCTTGACCGCCGCCGAGTTCACCGGGTGCGTCTCGCGCGAGGCCTTCAGCGACCCCTCGAGCGTCGGATTCAGGTACACGCGCACGCTCCCGTGCGGGCCGATGGAGAGGTGCACCGCGCTCTCCGGGGCGAAGGCCTTGTAGCCACCGGCCTTGAGCCAGCCGAAGAGTCGACTGCCCCCCACCGGAACCTGCCCCGGCCCCACGTCCGGCTGCGGTCCGAGGTCCCCCGCCGTCGACCCGCCCCCGCTGCCGCACCCCGTCGCCGCCAAAACAACCATGACCGCGCTTCCGATCCAGCCTCGCATGCGCCTCCTCCGGCCACGTCGCGAAGGAAGGTATGCGGCCAAAGCCCCGAGTGGACCACTGCCCCACGGCGAACGCGTCAGCGCCCCGCGGCAGGGAGGGCTCCACGCGCCTCGACGTACGTTGATCCGACGTGTGCGATAATCCAACGGTATACATGCGGACGCGGACGACGATTCTCCGGGGGTGGCCCCTCCTGCTCGTGGTGGCCGGCGGCGTCGCGAGCGAGGCGCGGGGCAAGAAGGCTGCCGGGCCGCGGCTCTCCAGCCAGGATCTCCTGACCTGGCCACGAGCGTCGTCGACGGAGTTCGGCTGTTTTCTCGAACGGGTCTTCCGCGCGAGAGACCGGCGTTTCAACTGCTCGCTCAAGGGCTACGTCAACCGCGGCGACCCTTGCAGGAACACCGCGGCCTACTACGAAGGCCCCGCATTTCCGCGCGGGAAGGCCCACGAGGTACATCCTCTCGCCACCGAGATCCGCCTGGCCTGGGAACACGGCAGCCTCCAGGCGGTCTCCGTCACGCTGAGCAAACGGCTCAGCGAGGAAGAGGTGCGCAGGGCCTTCGGCCTCCCCAGGAAGCAACCGCTGCCCGCGCACGTCTCGGGGGTCCACATCCAGGCGTGCAGCCGGCGCGCCACCTGCCTCATGATCGAGGGGTTCGATCATCTCGGGGCGGGTGACGTGGAGTGTCGCGAGCGCGCGAAGGGCAGGTGAGGCTCTCGCCTCTCTTGAGCACCGCCCCTATGCCCGCTCCGCCCCGCTCCCCGGCAGGACGAAGCCCACGACCGCGCCGCCCCCTTCCAGGTTCCGCGCGAAGGCCCGACCGCCGTGCGCCTGGGCGATACGGGCCACGAGAGCCAGCCCGAGGCCGAGCGACCCGCCGTCGGCCGCGCGCGACGGCCGTCGATAGAAGGGCTCGAAGAGGCGCTGCTCCTCCCCGGGCGGGAGCCCCGGCCCCTGGTCCTCGGCCTCGAAGCAGACCCCCTGGCCGTCGAGGCGCACCCGGAGCCGCGCGAGGCCGCCCCCGTGCCGCTCGGCGTTCTCGATCAGGTTCGCGAGCGCCCGGGCGAGGAGCGTCGGGTCGGCCTGAAGCCGCAGCCCCGTCTCCGCGACCTCGAGACGGTCGGCCGGCTGGCTGGCCCGCTCGAGCGCGTCGCGGGCCACCTCGGCGGCCAGCACCTCGCGCGCGCTCAGCGCCTGAAAGTCCACCCGCGCGCTGGCCAGCAGCTCCCCGACAAGCGCGTCCATCTCGGTCACCTCGCGGTCGAGCTGCTCGAGGCGCTCGGGCGTCGCCGCCCCCTCGCGCAGGAGCTCGGCCAGCACGCGCAGGCGTGCGAGCGGCGTGCGCAGCTCGTGCGAGACCGCCGCCAAAAGCTCCCGCTGCTCGCGGAGCTGGGCCTCGATGCGCGCCGCCATCTCGTTGATCGTCGTCGCGAGCTGCCCCACCTCGTCGGGCTCGCGGCAGTGGAGCTCCACGCGGCTCGACAGCCGGCCGGCCCCGATCTCCTCCGCCACCTGCGCCACGCGCGAGAGCGAGCGGGTCAGCCGTCGCGCGATGAGCCCCGCGGCCCCCCACAGGACGAGCCCGGCCGCGACGAAGGCCACCCCCATGCGCCAGAAGCCTCGTCGTCGCGCCGCCCCGGCACAGACCTCCACGCGCCCGAGCTCCCGCGCGCCGTCGCGGAGCGCGAGCTTCCAGCGCGCTCCCTCGCACGCACCCCCGCGCGTGAGAAGCGTGCGCCCCCCCGCGTCCTCGAGGCGCACGGCCAGCGCCAGGTGGTCGGCGAGCGAGGCCGCCAGGGCATCGCGCGCAGCCGGCTCCTCCCAGCGACGAGCGAATTCGCCGCCGAGGAACGCCTCCACGCGCCGCACCTCCTCGTGCCAGCCGAAGCTCCGACCGGGTTGCAGCGCGTGGACCAGCAGCCCGGCGGTGAGACCCGTGACCAGGATCGAGAGCCCGAACCAGGCGAAGATGCGCCGGCGCAGGCGAGCGCGCGGAGCGTGAGCGCCGCACCCGGCATGGACGCCCGCCCCACCCCGACCGTGCCTGCACCCATGCCGACCGTGAGAGTGTCCGGAGTGGCCGGAGTTGCCGGAGTGGCCGCAGCCGCAGCGCCTCACGCGGGCTCCTTCGAGAGCACGTAGCCCACGCCGCGCACCGTCTTGATCAGCCGCGGCGCCCTCGGGTCGTCACCCAGCTTCTGCCGCAGGTGCGAGATGTGCACGTCCACGGCCCGCTCGCTCACCACCACGTCCTCGCGCCCCGCAGCGCCGAGCAGCGCCTCCCGCGGCACGACCCGCCCCGCCCGTCGCGCGAGCGCCAGCAAGAGATCGAACTCGAGGCCCGTCAGGCTCACCGGCGTCCCCGCGACCGTCACCTCGCGGGTGCCGACGTCGATGGCCAGCGCCGCGACCTGGAGCCGCTCCGCCACCGCCTGGGGACTCGCCCGCCGCAGGACGGCGCGCATGCGGGCCAGCAGCTCCCGCGGGCTGAAGGGCTTGGGCAGGTAATCGTCGGCCCCGAGCTCGAGCCCCACCACCCGGTCCGTCTCGTCCCCCTTGGCAGTGAGCATCAGCACCGGCACCTGGCTCTTCGTCCGGATCCGCCGGCAGACCTCGAGCCCGTCGATGCCCGGCATCATCACGTCGAGCAGCACGGCCTCGAAGGCGCCCCCCTCGAGCGTTCGAAGCCCCGTCGCGCCGTCCGGCGCGTGCGAGAGCTCCACCCCGTTCTGTCCGAGGTAGTCGGCGAGGAGCTCGTAGAGCCGCCGATCGTCGTCGATGAGAAGCACCCGCAAGGCCATGCTGGACTCGATTCTAAACAGCTATCTTGCGGGCGTCACGGTCGGCGACGCCCTGGACGAGCTCGCCTCGGGGGAGCTTCCCGTCGCGGCCGGCGGGCCGGCGTTTCGCGCCGCCTCCACGCAGACCCTGGCCACGTGCCGCTCGAACGCCTCCCGCCGGTGGTGCCGGCAGTGCGTGAAGCTCAGCGCCCCCGCCGTGAAGCCGCCCACCGTGCCCAGACTCAGAAGTGCGATCAGTATTCCACGTCTCATGGCTCATCTCCTCGATCGGGTTGTGCGTAAGGCGGCCGGTCACAATTACCTGTGCATCCTCGCGGCCGATGCATCCCGGCTGGCTTCGTTGCTCCTCGGTTGCGTACCGACGGGTATGCGCCCTCGTCGCGCCTCGCCATCCGGGCGCGTCGACCACGATCCCTGCACACCTAATTGTGGCCGGCCGCCTAAGCCTGGCCGACATCGCTGGCCTTCCCTACGCGCAGTTCCGGTACGGTCCGCCGCCGAAGAAGGCGAAGCGACCGCCCGACTCGAGCCAGCGCGCGAGGCGCTGCCGCTGACTCTCGTCCAGCACCGCGTGGATCTTCACCACCGCCTCGGCCAGCGCGTCGGGGAGCTCCTTCAGCTCCACCTCGGCCCGCGCGAAGACCTGCCGGAGCTCGGTCGCGTCCAGCGTTTCGGACCGCAGCGCGGACGCCAGGTTCGGTCGCGTCTGTCTGACCTCCGCGCCCACCTTCTCCGCCGCCCGGCGCACCTCCTCGGCCGCCTCCACGATCACTTTCTCCTGCGCCGCGCTCGTGCCCAGCCGGTCGAAGAGGCCGTTCAGCCAGCGCCTCGGACCGAAGCCTCCGTGGCCGCCGCCATGATGGCAGCGATGCCGGTGCCCGCCGCATCGTCCGTGCCCATGACCGTGCCCGTGGCAGTGCCCGCGGCCGCAGCCTCCGCGCAGCACCTTCACGAGCCCTACCAAGCTGATTGTCCCGATGAGAAATCCCAGCATCCTGGCCTCCTGTCGTTGCCGTCAGGTTCCAGGCTAGTCGGGGCGTGTTGCGGAACGACCCGGCGGTTCGTGAAGAAGTGTGAAGGTGCGAAATCGGCCGGTCGCTCTGGAGCGACTACGGCCGCCAGTAGCGGAGCACCACGAGCAGGCCGATCCCCGCGGCCCCGAGGAGCGTCCAGGCCGTACCGACGCTGCCGAGCAGCAGGTGTCCGAGCCCGAAGCAGACGCAGAACGCGCACGCGCTCCCCACGATCCAGAGCCCGACGTTCCGCCCGAGGCTCGTGCTCCAGACGATCTCCGGGAAGGCCTTCCGCACCGGGCCCCAGAACGTCGGGTAGGGGCGCACCACGCGGCAGAACTCCCCGAGCCGTTCGAGAGTGGTGGGCGGCGTGAGCAGCGCCACCGTGACCCACGACGCGATCGAGAGGCCGGCGGCAAAGAGGTACTTCGTGCCGTAGCTCTGGAAGGGGAGCACGTGGCTCGCGAGGAAGGTCCCGACCCCCGACCCGACGAGACCGGCGATCTCGGCCCACGCGTTCACGCGCCACCAGAACCAGCGGGCCACGACCACGAAGCCGTAGCCCGCGGTGAGCATGGCCAGGTAATACCAGGCCGACTGGACCGACTTCATGAAGAAGGCCACCAGCACCGCGAGGCCGAGCATCAGGACGGTGCAGGCCTGCCCCGCCAGCACGAAGTGCCGCTTGCTCGCCTCCGGGCGGATGAAGCGCCGGTACAGGTCGTTCACCATGTACGAGGCGCCCATGTTCATCTGCGACTCGATGGTGGACATGAAGGCCGCCGCCTGCGACGCGATCATCACGCCCAGCATCCCCTTCGGCAGCAGCTTCACCATCAGCATGGCGTAGCCCTGCTCGGCCTTGTCCGCCGGCAGCGTCGGAAACGCGATCAGCGAGACCAGCGCGGCCAGGATCATGGGCCAGTAGTTCATCGCGAAGTGCACCACCGTGAAGAGCATCGTCGCGAAGGTGGCGTGCTTCTCGTCCTTGCACGCGGCGATGCGCTGCGTCTCCACCCCCGACGGGTTCCCCCACCACTTGAGGGTCATGAAGACCAGGAAGGTCTGGAAGAACTCCGTCCCCGGGCGCGGCAGGAAGTGCAGACGCTCCGCGGCCTCGCCCCCGTAGCGCGCGGCGAGACCCGTGGGGATCGCCGAGAGGCCTCCGACCGAATCCACCG
This sequence is a window from Deltaproteobacteria bacterium. Protein-coding genes within it:
- a CDS encoding HAMP domain-containing protein produces the protein MRRCGCGHSGNSGHSGHSHGRHGCRHGRGGAGVHAGCGAHAPRARLRRRIFAWFGLSILVTGLTAGLLVHALQPGRSFGWHEEVRRVEAFLGGEFARRWEEPAARDALAASLADHLALAVRLEDAGGRTLLTRGGACEGARWKLALRDGARELGRVEVCAGAARRRGFWRMGVAFVAAGLVLWGAAGLIARRLTRSLSRVAQVAEEIGAGRLSSRVELHCREPDEVGQLATTINEMAARIEAQLREQRELLAAVSHELRTPLARLRVLAELLREGAATPERLEQLDREVTEMDALVGELLASARVDFQALSAREVLAAEVARDALERASQPADRLEVAETGLRLQADPTLLARALANLIENAERHGGGLARLRVRLDGQGVCFEAEDQGPGLPPGEEQRLFEPFYRRPSRAADGGSLGLGLALVARIAQAHGGRAFARNLEGGGAVVGFVLPGSGAERA
- a CDS encoding response regulator transcription factor, whose amino-acid sequence is MALRVLLIDDDRRLYELLADYLGQNGVELSHAPDGATGLRTLEGGAFEAVLLDVMMPGIDGLEVCRRIRTKSQVPVLMLTAKGDETDRVVGLELGADDYLPKPFSPRELLARMRAVLRRASPQAVAERLQVAALAIDVGTREVTVAGTPVSLTGLEFDLLLALARRAGRVVPREALLGAAGREDVVVSERAVDVHISHLRQKLGDDPRAPRLIKTVRGVGYVLSKEPA
- a CDS encoding periplasmic heavy metal sensor produces the protein MLGFLIGTISLVGLVKVLRGGCGRGHCHGHGHGHGRCGGHRHRCHHGGGHGGFGPRRWLNGLFDRLGTSAAQEKVIVEAAEEVRRAAEKVGAEVRQTRPNLASALRSETLDATELRQVFARAEVELKELPDALAEAVVKIHAVLDESQRQRLARWLESGGRFAFFGGGPYRNCA
- a CDS encoding Na+:solute symporter; this encodes MHLSNLDIGIVIGYLAVSLVVGMIFSKRATRSIDDYFVGGRSMPWWLAGTSMIATALSIDTPLGITGLVAKHGVQGVWFAWSYIIGGAGAFGAFLFASLLRRSRIITSAELMELRYSGKEAAFLRAFKGIYFGILTTCISMAWGIKSVLVVSQEALGWNALPALAVIIAITLVYTAASGIWGVATTDFFQFIIATIGALVLAYYAVDSVGGLSAIPTGLAARYGGEAAERLHFLPRPGTEFFQTFLVFMTLKWWGNPSGVETQRIAACKDEKHATFATMLFTVVHFAMNYWPMILAALVSLIAFPTLPADKAEQGYAMLMVKLLPKGMLGVMIASQAAAFMSTIESQMNMGASYMVNDLYRRFIRPEASKRHFVLAGQACTVLMLGLAVLVAFFMKSVQSAWYYLAMLTAGYGFVVVARWFWWRVNAWAEIAGLVGSGVGTFLASHVLPFQSYGTKYLFAAGLSIASWVTVALLTPPTTLERLGEFCRVVRPYPTFWGPVRKAFPEIVWSTSLGRNVGLWIVGSACAFCVCFGLGHLLLGSVGTAWTLLGAAGIGLLVVLRYWRP